The sequence CACATACAAATTGCGGATTCGACCCGGAAAATGTGCCGTAATATTGGAGACGTTATTTTGATTCTCCGTTACTTTTCCAGGCAGTGTGAACGTACTTACAGCCCGATCTCTGACTACAGGAGTCGTCTGAATCTCAGCCAGTTTCATAGATGCCTCCGTCATGGTTAGGGTATAAGGATTGTCCGCCGCTTGATCGGAGTCATCGCCGGCAGGAATCAGTTCCATTCCACAAATCGGGCAGTTACCCGGTTCATTCTGACGAACCTGCGGATGCATGCTGCATGTATATACAATATTTCCCTGTTCATCGGTATGAGCTTCCTCTATATGTTCATCTGTGGATTGATTTGAACGGGTACCTCCAAAGAAGAGATATCCAAGGAATAGGCCGAGAACCAGAAGACCGGCGTAGAGAAGTATGTTTTTTGTATTCATTGGTTTTTTTGATTTAGTAATGTGATGTACGCCGGACAGCTTGTCCGGCACTTATAAATTTGATAACGATATAAACCGAATTTTATATCTGGAGGTAACGGGCAGGCTCAACTTCGCATAAAGCTACGATGAGTAAACTGCCCGTTGTACAAATCTCAGTTCTCACATCTGTTTAAAGTTCGTTTGGGTTGATATTATTCTTTCCGGTTAAATATTCGATGTAGGCCGATGCTTTATGCATATCCGCAAGAGCCTGAATTCGGTTTAGTTGATAGTCCAATAATTTTCGTTGCATGCGTAAAATCTCTTCAAAATTGGAGCTGTCTGCTGAATAGGCCTGCATCATAATTGTCAGAGCTTGGTTGACTCGCTGGATCTGTGTTTGATCGTACAACTCAAACCGTCGCTCTGCATCGTAAAAGTCACGCAGGGAGGCATCCAGATCCGTTTGGAGTGAATTGGTTTTAGATGAAATCTCCATTTGTGCTGATTGAATATTTTGTTCTGCCTGCTGAACCTGCGCGTTGTACTTATTTCTGAACAGCGGAATCCTGAAACTTGCACGTGCAATTAAAGCGTCTTGGCCATTATTTGTTAGGGCAGTTACATCAGTACGTTCTCCTGTAAAGATGTAATCCATGCCAATTCCGAATGATGGTTTCCCATCTTTTGCTGCTAATTCCTTCATCTCTCTTGAAGATTTTTCCCGGTACTGCAAGCGAGACAATGTTGGGTTTTGTTGAATCAGCTGATTTTTCAGTGTTTGAGAATCATCAAGCATAATATCTGCATTCAACGTATCCGGAATCTGAATATCTTGCGGATCATTAAGCAATTCTCTGATTTTCTGCTCCATTACAGACCGGTTATCCCGAAGAAGTGCCAGTTGTGTTTTTAAATCCTCTTGCTCAATTTGGGCTCGAAGTACATCCACCTGGGTGGCCTGGTTTGTTTCATATCGGCGAAGGCTGATCTCTACCAGTGAGTTCAGAATCTCAAGATTTTCTTCTGTAATCGCGATGGTTCTGTTGATCTCATATAGCTCTAAAAATGCTTTTTCGGTTTGATAGAAAATTCGATTCCGTGTTTCCCGGAATGTCTCGAAATGAGCTTTTGACTGGACAGAGGCGATTTCCCTTTTATTTCCAAGTGTTCCAAACCACGGAAACATCTGTGTGAGAGAGATTCGCGCCTGCTGAGGTCCCAGCCGGGTCTCAATCGGGCTGATGAAATAGGCAAACGCCACTTCCGGATCAGGCAAAGCTCCCATTTGATCCGGTTCTTCTAAACTGGCAAGGTATTCATGAAAAGCTGAACGTACCTCCGGGTTATTTTCTGCCGCGATTTGCTGGTAATCTTCGATGGATTGGGCTTTAACAGAACTCCCGAGAAGAAAAATTAAGAGCAATGCAGATAAAATGATTGAAAAAGGAGTTCTTCGAGGCTGGACAAAAAGGATGTTGGACAAGCAACTATACTTAATCTTGTCATGCCGGGCCCCGACCCGGTATCTCCAAACTTGACAAAAAATCGGAGATTCTGAATCGAGTTCAGAATGACATCCTTTTTTTACAGCTCCTACTCCCTTCGAAGGGAGATTTTTACTCTCCCCTTGAGGGGAGCGCGGCGAAGCCGGAGGGGTGTTCAATTTTTGACTATTCATTCTTCTCATTTGAAACTCCGTTTGATTTGAAATTCTTTCCAGATGAAGTAGAGGACGGGAACCACGAACAGTGTGATGACCTGTAAAAGCATCCCACCCACACTTGGTATGGCCATGGGAACCATAATATCCGAGCCCCGGCCGGTGGATGTTAAGACGGGCAGCAGGGCGAGAATAGTTGTGGCGGTGGTCATCAATGTTGGCCGGATTCGGCGTGAACTCGCTTCAACAACTACTTCCCGAAGTTCTTTTATATCGGACGGCCGTTTTCGGTCATACAGTTGATCGAGATAAGTGGCCATCACCACACCACCATCAGCGGCAATTCCAAAGAGGGCGATAAACCCGACCCAGACCGCGACACTTAAATTGACGGTTCCCATCTGGAAGAGATCCCGCAGATTTTGCCCGAACAGTTCGAAGTTGAGAAACCATCCCTGTCCGTACAGCCAAATCAATACAAATCCTCCGGCCCAGGCCACAAAAATACTGGTGAAGATCATCCCGGTGGTGGCAACGGACCGGAACTGGAAATACATGATCAAAAAGATAATGATCAGCGCAATCGGCAAAATAATGCTGAGTCGTTTTTCAGCCCGAACCTGGTTTTCATAATTCCCGGCAAATTCAAAACTGATGCCGGCCGGTACCGATAAATCACCAGTGTCGATTCGATCCTGAATGACGGTTCTGGCGTTTTCAACCACTTCAACCTCGGCGTATGAGTCCTGCTTGTCAAAAATCACATATCCAACCAGGAATGTATCTTCACTTTTGATCGCCTGCGGACCCTGCCGGTATTCAATCTCAGCAAGCTGTCCCAGCGGAATTTGAGTACCGGTTTTTGTAGGAACCAGCAGTTCGGAGATCGATTCGGGATCACCCCGCAGTTCACGAGCAAAACGGACGCGGATGTCATAGCGCTCCCGTCCCTCAACAGATGTAGAGATCGGCATTCCCCCAATTCCGGCCGTTACAAAATGCTGAACGTCCTGCATGGAGAGGCCATAGCGGGCGAGAGACTCACGGTTCCAATTAATTTCGAGATAGGGTTTCCCGACAATACGTTCTGCAAAAACGGACGATGCATTCACTCCGGGAACTTCTCTCAAAATGTCCTCCAACTGAAGTCCAAAAGATTCAATGGTTTCGAGATTATCCCCTTTTACTTTCACACCCATCGGTGCCCTCATCCCGGATTGCAGCATTACGAGCCGGGTTTGAATGGGCTGAAGTTTGGGCGCTGATGTTGTTCCGGGTATGCGGGACGCTTCAACAATTTCATTCCAGATGTCGTCGGGAGATTGGATATGGTCCCGCCACTGCCGGTAATATTTTCCACCGGAATCGGGAATCAATTCGCCATTTTCGTCCCGTACAAATTGATCATTGTCATCAATCCGGTATCGGATACGTCGTCCGTTTTCATCAGTTTTATACTCAGATTTATAGAGGATTACGTTTTCAAACATGGAGATGGGAGCGGGATCAAGAGCAGAGTTGGTGCGTCCCATTTTCCCAACCACTGTTTCCACTTCCGGGATGGAAGCGACCGACATATCCAGCTTCTGCATCACATCCATCGCTTCTTCAACGCCGGCATGAGGCATGGTTGTGGGCATCAGCAGGAAGGCGCCTTCATCGAGTGCGGGCATAAACTCTTCGCCTAAACCCGGCAAGGCGTGTGTTGCTGAAGACCAGAATGTAGTGGTTCGAATATTTACGCCGACCGCATCAAAACCGGTAGCTATGAATCCGAATACCGATGAGAATCCCAGCCATACCATCAACCCGAAAACAACAAAACCGGAGGGGATGGCAAGGAACACTTTTTTATGATCCAGGCACCAGGAGATCAGTTTGTCGTAATAACGGATAATCAGCCAAAAACTTAACAGTATAGCGGCAATCAGAATCACTATAAAAACCAGGTTGCCTGCAAATGAAACAGACGGACCGAACGGCAGCCAATACTCAGTCAGAAGCCAGGTCACTACAACCACCGAAAGAATGTTATTCAACAATGGGACTCTCTGCCGATATTTCTCATCTAAAAAGAGTGAGGCTCCGTTAATCAGGCCAAAGCCTAAAATCAGGAATCCGGCCCAGCCTGAAATGGTGAGCAGTACAAAAAGTCCACCGGCAATAAGCAGGCCATTCCAGCCGATTCTAATTTTTCGGCTGTTGATTTTGAATCCAAAGAACCAATGGGCAAATGGCGGGATGAGTGTAATGGCAATGATGATGGATGCGATCAGCGCAAATGTTTTGGTGTATGCCAGTGGTTTGAAGAGTTTGCCTTCGGCGGCGATCATCGTAAAGACCGGCAGGAAACTGACGATGGTCGTGGTGACAGCTGTAATTACAGCGGATGCAACCTCAACAGTTGCCCGGTAAATCACTTCCAGGAGGGATTCATCGTCATCCATATCCTCCATATGGCGCAGCATATTTTCTGAGAGAATCACTCCCATATCGACAATGGTTCCGATGGCAATCGCAATTCCCGATAGAGCAACAATATTGGCATCCACTCCAAAATATTTCATCCCGATGAAGCACATCAGAACGGCGAGTGGAAGCATACTCGAAATCAGGATGGAGGTTCGAAGATTCAGAACCATAATGACGATCACAATAATCGTAATCAGGATTTCCAGAGAGAGTGCTTCTTCAAGAGTTCCGAGTGTTTCGCCGATCAGTTCTGAGCGGTCGTAAAACGGAACAATTGTTACTTTTGAAACCGAGCCATCAGAAAGAGTTTTTGATGGCAGGCCGGATGAAATCTCCGTGATTTTACCTTTCACATTATCAATCACCTGCTGTGGATTGGCACCCTGACGGGCCACCACGACCCCGCCTACTGCCTCAGCCCCTGCTTTATCCAGGGCACCCCGTCGCTGTGCAGGTCCCATCGTCACGAAATGCAACATCCTGGATTCGAATGGGAGTGTTATCCACCACTTTCACAACGGCCGATTCGAGATCTTCGATGTTTTCGATGTAACCCAGACCGCGAACCAGGTATTCGGCATTATTCAATTCGAGGGTACGTGCACCGGTTTCCACGTTACTCTGTCGAACAGCTTCAAAAACATCGGAAAGAGTAACATCATAAACCATCATTTTATTGGGATCTACATCTACCTGGTACTCGCGAACATATCCGCCAATAGATGAGACCTCAGCTACTCCCTGGGCACTTGAAAGTCCATAGCCCACATAAAAATCCTGGATCGATCGCAACTCCTGCGGATCCCATCCGCCGGTTGGATTCCCGTTTTCATCGCGGCCTTCCAGTGTGTACCAAAATACTTGCCCGAGAGCAGTGGCATCAGGACCCAGTGCAGGTTGAACGTTTCCGGGAAGTGTGCCGGCGGGAAGAGCGTTCAGTTTTTCGAGGATACGCGAGCGGCTCCAGTAGAACTCTATATCCTCTTCAAAAATCACATAAATGCTGGAGAGGCCGGTCATGGATGTACTGCGAACCGTCCGAACGCCGGGAACGGTCAATAGTTGGGTTGTAAGCGGATAGGTGATCTGATCTTCCACATCCTGCGGCGACTGCCCGGGCCATTCGGTATACACAATCTGTTGATTTTCACCCAGATCGGGAATAGCATCCACCGGTACGGGATCACGAGGAATAGAATCCAGATCCCAGTCAAACGGAGCCGTTGCAAGTCCCCAACCAGTCAAAACCAGTAGAAGCAGTACTGCTACCAGTTTATTTTCAAGAAAAAAGCGAATGATTTTGTTAGTCATGAGATATTAGTCATGAGTCGTGAGATACCGATATAGAATCGGTTTTTAAGTTTGTTAGAGAGAGTTGGGTAGGGAGGAAATTCCCCCTTTGAAGGGGGCAAAGTGCCTTTAGGCACTTGGGGGATGACTCGTATCAGCAGATGATAATCATAGGTTCAAATACTCAATTGCACAGCGAGGAACACACCCCTGATAACTCCGCTAAACGCTTCGTTATCTGTCCCCTCTCGAGAGGGGAGTTTATCCTTCCCTAAAAGAGAAATGCTATTTCAAAAAAGTATCGTATTGGAGATAGAGAGGCGGGAAATGTTCGAGGGCAACAGCAAAATAATCTTCATAGAGGAACTCATCCGGGGAGGTAACCATGTATTGAAATCCAATACGAGATAGTATCACAGCGGATGATTCGGCAGTTGGTACTCTGAACTGATTGTTGGTTACAGAAGTATCTACCGAACAGGCACATATTTGAACTCCTTCGCAGTCGTGATGATTTTTGTGAGTTGCTTCATGATCAGCCCGATCTGAAATGCAACAGTCGTGAGAATCACCCATCATTTCGTGATGATTCATCTCCATCATACAAAAATCCACAAGCTGTTTGGCTTGCAGTGCAGACGGTAATAATAATCCGATTACCAGCAGAAGAGCTGCTGATTTTGTAAGGATTTTATATGGATAAGATTTTCTTTTCACAACTTTCAAAATACAAAAAATTCAGAAAAAGTAATATCTATTTAAAATCGAGGACTTACCCCATTTTTTGATGTAAAAGTATTACAAGTTCTATGTTCTTTTGGCTTGACCCAAAAGGAACCAAAAGGTCAAGGCTGTGAATCCTTGGCGGCGGACACGAGTTCACCGTGGAATCCTTTCAATGGTCCACATCGCTTATAGCCCTTTAATTCCGTTTCTCGCCGGTATGAAAGGATTCTTCTCACGGTTCAATCGGTGTCCTTTTTTCCGCCAACGATTCAAGGCCAACTATTCTTCCAAAATCATTATTTCCACTTAAAGGATATTATAAAATACTGTTTATATGGATCTTAAATATTATAGTTTGAAAATATTGGGGTAACTTCTCCTATTTAAAATCAGGCTAATAATTTAATAAATTCTCGATTTTAGGCTGCATCGCTTCTGCCCAGAGCTGATACCCATATTCATTCGGATGAAGCAGATCGGGCATGATCTCTTCAGACAAAACCCCATCTTCATCCAGGAATGTATCGTTGATATTTAGAAAGTGAACGCGTTCGCCATCTGCAAATTGCTCGATTCTATTATTAATTTGATTGTTCAGTTGACGCAATTCACCATCGGGAGAAGCTTCTCTCGGGAAGATAGCTAACAGCAGTACTTTTGTGTCGGGCAAGCGGTTCTTTAACTCATCCAAAATCATCTCAATTCCTCTGGCTGTGCACTCGGGCGGGTCTTGCCGGTGGCCGGTATTATTTGTGCCGATCATTAGAATTGCCAGCTCTGGATCAATTCCATCTATTTCCCCATGCTGGAATCTCCACAACACGTTTTCTGTCCGGTCTCCGCTGAAGCCGATATTGTATCCACCAAAGTCGGCGTAATATTCATCCCAAACTTCTTTGCCTGTGTTTTCCCATCCGTGAGTGATGGAGTTTCCAATAAAGAGCAACCTTGCATCTTCTCGTCCTTCTTCTTCCAATTTGGCTTCATGGCGGGGCATCCACCATTCCACAGCCCAATCTTCCTGCAGAGTTGCAGGAGTTAAAGCGGGTGAATCAGCCGGACAGGTTTGGGCCGATACTTGCGTGCAGGTTAGTATGAATAGAAAAAATAAAAATGCCGGCAAACGGTTTGAGATATTCTCTTTCATAGCGAGTATATAATTAAAGGGATCGTCGATTTGTAATTTCAATCAACCTAAAATACTAAAATCCCTCTTTTAGTAAACTGGAAAGATGAACCTCAAATTTTCACCGGCATTCGCTGCACCAACTCTTTCAACTCTACGAGTCTTCTTGAGCTTCCTGCAGTTCAGAGATATATTCATCGCTGGCGTAGATGGCCACCTCAACCCGTCGGTTTTCCTGCCGACCCGCTTCGGTATCATTATCAGCGATCGGTTCGCTTTCTCCACGGCCTTCTGTATCTACACGAACAGCTCCGATTCCCTGCGAAATAATATAGTCGGCGGCTGAGTCTGCGCGTCGTTCACTTAAATTCTGGTTGTAACTTTCCTCTCCAACAGAATCAGTGTGGCCAACAATCAGGAGTTCAGTATTGTCATCCTCACCCATGATTTCCGCCAACTGCCTTAAATTTTCCTTTGCTTCTGGCCTCAGTTCGGCTGAGTCAAAATCATACAACAGGCCGGTGTCAAAACTGACAGCAATTCCCTCTTCAACCCGTTGGATTTCGGCACCTTCAAGGTTTTCTTCGAGTTCTGCAGCCTTCTTATCCATTTGGCGTCCGATAATAGCACCGACCGTACCACCAACCGCTGCGCCGGCAATAGCACCAGCCGCTGTGTTTCCAAGAGTTTTACCAATAACCGCACCTGCTGCTGCACCGGCACCGCCGCCAATAACGCCGCCCTTAGCCGTTTTGCTCCATTCAGAGCACCCGGACATAAGAAGTGAAAAAACTAATATTGCTGAGATGATAAAAGATAATTTTGATGTTCTATACATATTTTTTCAGTTCGTTAATATCTCATTCGTTGGTTCTAAACCGCTATTAATCCAGATTGTTTCTCAATCACAGCATTAGAATCGTCAAAATCTTCGAAGAGTGATGTGATTTTGCGAGTTTGCCTGAAGCCGACTAAGAATCAATTGTTAAGAAATGAAGAATAGTGTCGAGTCAATAATCAAATGTTGGTTAAAAAGTACACTACTTTCTAAGGAGGGGATTTAGAGGTGATATTACCCATGTAATCTTAAATCTTTAAAAATTACGGGTATGGGTGGCCCCGACATTGAGTTCATCAAATTTTTTGGTCATAAGATGTTAAAAATCCTGTGAAGTTATGAAGGCCAGATATCCGACTCTGAAAGAGTCTAAAGAGCACAGCCCCAGGCAGAGTGAGGAGATAATCCGAACGCCGCCTGGGGGTAGGAGGCAGCAAACAACCCAAACCCGAGCCGCCGGATGTTGAAAAGCTTCGTATGAGTTCGAGGGTTGGATTGACCGGCGTATTCGGGATTCGGAGGGGATAGCCTTTGCCACGGTATTTCCGGAACCCCTCGATAATAAGTGTTGCCCGTCCGTGGTCCACCGTCTCGGGGTCTCTTCTCATGCTTCTTTATCCCCGGGCGTCGTTCGTACACTCACTCTGCCCGGGGCTATGTTCTTGCGCTCTTTCAGAGCTTTTCGTTATAGCTGCAAATCTACAGTTCTCTGTTTGTACAGATGGATCAAGACCAAATAAAAACCTAAAGACTTTATCTATTGGCTGGCAACAGTTTACATCAAAAATAGAATATATGGGTGATATCAGGGATTTAGGGGTGGTTCAAATTTCTTACCATTACCATAATTTATTCAGAGCAAAATACCTCTTTCATAATGAGGGGAAAATTATAATTCCATACAGTAAACCGAATTTTAATACTCGACATAGCACCAAAGGCTGCGATAAATAGAGGATGAGTGCCTTTTGATTAAACGAACCATTTTCCAATCTCAATTCCGGCCCACACTGCAGCAAAACCGGCGACCACCTGGAAGCCCATATAGATGATTCCTTTTTGAAGTGAAAGAGTTGCAACTTCAAATCCTTCAAGGCCGAAGGAGGAAAATGTTGTGAATCCACCCAGAAAGCCCACAATCAGAAAGAGCTTGAGGGTGTTGTCCATCATCCCTTTTTCCTGCAGAACGGTTGCAACAATTCCTATCAAAAGGCAGCCAGTAATATTTACAGCAGTGGTTCCTGAAACGAGCCAGTTCGGTCCGAGTAGTTTGAGGGTCCACACAGATGTCAGGTATCGAAGAACAGACCCGATGGCACCGCCAGCTGCAATGAAAAGGAGATTGCGAATCATGAATTAGAGCACTGGAAATTTCCAGGGATTTCTGTAATCAGATGTCAAGAGCTCATTCGGTTGATTTACATTGGTAATTTTTCTGGCTTGATGATCCCATTCGAGTCGTTCTCCGGTTCGATAAGCAATATTACCAAGGTTAGCCACAACTGCTGTATTACTGGCGAGTGCAATATCTGCATTGGGCCGTTCACGAGTTTTGATGCATTCAACAAAGTTTTTCATGTGATTAAACAGGTCTTCTCCGTTGCTTTGTGTGGTTTCTACTCCGGAGATAATATTTTGAGGATTCCCATCTGAATCGGTTTCCGTCTCTGAAATTACTTCCCAGCCACCACGGTCTATAACGAGAGTTCCGTTA comes from Balneolaceae bacterium and encodes:
- a CDS encoding TolC family protein — its product is MLLIFLLGSSVKAQSIEDYQQIAAENNPEVRSAFHEYLASLEEPDQMGALPDPEVAFAYFISPIETRLGPQQARISLTQMFPWFGTLGNKREIASVQSKAHFETFRETRNRIFYQTEKAFLELYEINRTIAITEENLEILNSLVEISLRRYETNQATQVDVLRAQIEQEDLKTQLALLRDNRSVMEQKIRELLNDPQDIQIPDTLNADIMLDDSQTLKNQLIQQNPTLSRLQYREKSSREMKELAAKDGKPSFGIGMDYIFTGERTDVTALTNNGQDALIARASFRIPLFRNKYNAQVQQAEQNIQSAQMEISSKTNSLQTDLDASLRDFYDAERRFELYDQTQIQRVNQALTIMMQAYSADSSNFEEILRMQRKLLDYQLNRIQALADMHKASAYIEYLTGKNNINPNEL
- a CDS encoding efflux RND transporter permease subunit is translated as MLHFVTMGPAQRRGALDKAGAEAVGGVVVARQGANPQQVIDNVKGKITEISSGLPSKTLSDGSVSKVTIVPFYDRSELIGETLGTLEEALSLEILITIIVIVIMVLNLRTSILISSMLPLAVLMCFIGMKYFGVDANIVALSGIAIAIGTIVDMGVILSENMLRHMEDMDDDESLLEVIYRATVEVASAVITAVTTTIVSFLPVFTMIAAEGKLFKPLAYTKTFALIASIIIAITLIPPFAHWFFGFKINSRKIRIGWNGLLIAGGLFVLLTISGWAGFLILGFGLINGASLFLDEKYRQRVPLLNNILSVVVVTWLLTEYWLPFGPSVSFAGNLVFIVILIAAILLSFWLIIRYYDKLISWCLDHKKVFLAIPSGFVVFGLMVWLGFSSVFGFIATGFDAVGVNIRTTTFWSSATHALPGLGEEFMPALDEGAFLLMPTTMPHAGVEEAMDVMQKLDMSVASIPEVETVVGKMGRTNSALDPAPISMFENVILYKSEYKTDENGRRIRYRIDDNDQFVRDENGELIPDSGGKYYRQWRDHIQSPDDIWNEIVEASRIPGTTSAPKLQPIQTRLVMLQSGMRAPMGVKVKGDNLETIESFGLQLEDILREVPGVNASSVFAERIVGKPYLEINWNRESLARYGLSMQDVQHFVTAGIGGMPISTSVEGRERYDIRVRFARELRGDPESISELLVPTKTGTQIPLGQLAEIEYRQGPQAIKSEDTFLVGYVIFDKQDSYAEVEVVENARTVIQDRIDTGDLSVPAGISFEFAGNYENQVRAEKRLSIILPIALIIIFLIMYFQFRSVATTGMIFTSIFVAWAGGFVLIWLYGQGWFLNFELFGQNLRDLFQMGTVNLSVAVWVGFIALFGIAADGGVVMATYLDQLYDRKRPSDIKELREVVVEASSRRIRPTLMTTATTILALLPVLTSTGRGSDIMVPMAIPSVGGMLLQVITLFVVPVLYFIWKEFQIKRSFK
- a CDS encoding efflux RND transporter permease subunit translates to MTNKIIRFFLENKLVAVLLLLVLTGWGLATAPFDWDLDSIPRDPVPVDAIPDLGENQQIVYTEWPGQSPQDVEDQITYPLTTQLLTVPGVRTVRSTSMTGLSSIYVIFEEDIEFYWSRSRILEKLNALPAGTLPGNVQPALGPDATALGQVFWYTLEGRDENGNPTGGWDPQELRSIQDFYVGYGLSSAQGVAEVSSIGGYVREYQVDVDPNKMMVYDVTLSDVFEAVRQSNVETGARTLELNNAEYLVRGLGYIENIEDLESAVVKVVDNTPIRIQDVAFRDDGTCTATGCPG
- a CDS encoding platelet-activating factor acetylhydrolase IB subunit, coding for MKENISNRLPAFLFFLFILTCTQVSAQTCPADSPALTPATLQEDWAVEWWMPRHEAKLEEEGREDARLLFIGNSITHGWENTGKEVWDEYYADFGGYNIGFSGDRTENVLWRFQHGEIDGIDPELAILMIGTNNTGHRQDPPECTARGIEMILDELKNRLPDTKVLLLAIFPREASPDGELRQLNNQINNRIEQFADGERVHFLNINDTFLDEDGVLSEEIMPDLLHPNEYGYQLWAEAMQPKIENLLNY
- a CDS encoding OmpA family protein codes for the protein MYRTSKLSFIISAILVFSLLMSGCSEWSKTAKGGVIGGGAGAAAGAVIGKTLGNTAAGAIAGAAVGGTVGAIIGRQMDKKAAELEENLEGAEIQRVEEGIAVSFDTGLLYDFDSAELRPEAKENLRQLAEIMGEDDNTELLIVGHTDSVGEESYNQNLSERRADSAADYIISQGIGAVRVDTEGRGESEPIADNDTEAGRQENRRVEVAIYASDEYISELQEAQEDS
- a CDS encoding CrcB family protein; amino-acid sequence: MIRNLLFIAAGGAIGSVLRYLTSVWTLKLLGPNWLVSGTTAVNITGCLLIGIVATVLQEKGMMDNTLKLFLIVGFLGGFTTFSSFGLEGFEVATLSLQKGIIYMGFQVVAGFAAVWAGIEIGKWFV